A window from Pararge aegeria chromosome 6, ilParAegt1.1, whole genome shotgun sequence encodes these proteins:
- the LOC120624754 gene encoding trafficking kinesin-binding protein milt isoform X1 has protein sequence MTKTYNDIEAVTRLLEEKEKDLELTARIGKELLTANGRLEARVTALEGELRSARDLVTQLRHEISSKSDLLQVLTDDTEEGSPTEEQEAPTAIALKRRTGALERENRALREEAARLAAGADSAELAERQLLRDIAAQLSSANSEASVLSLELAEERQRWVDLQYQLDTTNARLAASERNLQQLTTEHEHTLRILEITKDNQNALASELADTKERYAEVAALLAEAQEQLRAVRKRGEVTRGLMPSVAAAAGLLPASLHREMHSSVYSELSLDSGIGDPLAHSSMQKVFETVQCASRWSGASLSGSDPDAVPAYKLPTKPNSSDSFFEDMSDTESEDLYPGNTGVGVPGAPGASELAAALRRLTPQEINSRRASLAASHVLRHRRRTERDLSEESAVWGAGAAGGMARFRLPHKLQIVKPMEGSLTLHTWAQLAKPTMSGLLEEQEGVGVRGSRSAQALGMRIYRLSDVEEDDDMLRLPHSSHIYTFTNSTVLHPNDGSLVGSSVSSVCSSGMSSLSSSVLGSAWSSRLTSRRSSAAVSPVHSRRDSLCQPSSRPHFTPTATPANSPLLGSPDSSPPPTPRPGDAPPSLHSLIASGTSILRRRYLISPASDGSPSPLALQTPGSLYMGLVHRSPMEQLTCLKRTLRSPAAAPTERGDTADAPLGVPAHPGEGALDAAALGSLNANGRRGRVRAPRPRTDLGTVGSTPTSSTPAQSSPLGTLSTFLFGRKGGLL, from the exons ATGACAAAAACCTACAATGACATCGAAGCGGTAACACGGCTCTTAGAAGAA AAAGAAAAAGACTTAGAGCTGACGGCGCGCATTGGCAAGGAACTTCTGACTGCGAACGGCAGACTCGAAGCTCGTGTAACCGCACTTGAGGGAGAACTGCGGAGCGCGCGGGACCTCGTCACTCAGTTGCGGCACGAGATATCCTCTAAGAGTGATTTACTGCAG GTTTTAACCGATGACACAGAAGAGGGCTCACCCACAGAGGAACAAGAGGCGCCGACGGCTATTGCTTTGAAGAGACGAACTGGCGCCCTGGAGCGGGAAAATCGGGCATTGAGGGAGGAGGCTGCGCGCCTCGCTGCCGGTGCTGACTCGGCAGAGCTTGCCGAGAGGCAGCTGCTGAGGGATATTGCGGCTCAGCTCT CGAGTGCAAATTCGGAAGCGAGTGTGCTCAGCTTGGAACTGGCAGAGGAGCGGCAACGTTGGGTCGATTTACAGTATCAGCTCGACACCACAAACGCACGACTCGCCGCTTCCGAAAGAAATCTACAACAG ttaACCACAGAACACGAGCACACGCTTCGAATCTTAGAGATAACAAAAGATAACCAGAATGCACTTGCCTCGGAGCTGGCTGACACTAAG GAGCGGTATGCAGAAGTGGCAGCGTTACTGGCCGAGGCGCAGGAACAACTGCGCGCGGTCCGGAAGCGCGGAGAGGTCACCCGCGGGCTCATGCCTTCCGTGGCGGCCGCGGCAGGACTGCTGCCCGCCAGCCTTCACCGAGAGATGCACTCTTCCGTCTACTCCGAGCTTAGTCTCGACTCCGGCATCGGAGACCCACTCGCGCA TTCAAGCATGCAGAAAGTGTTTGAGACAGTGCAATGCGCGTCTCGCTGGTCGGGAGCGTCACTGTCGGGCTCGGATCCTGACGCGGTGCCAGCGTACAAGCTGCCCACCAAGCCGAACTCTTCAGACTCCTTCTTCGAAGACATGTCTGACACTGAGTCGGAGGATTTGTATCC CGGAAACACGGGAGTTGGGGTTCCGGGGGCACCTGGGGCGTCAGAGCTAGCGGCGGCTTTGCGAAGGCTCACTCCTCAAGAAATAAACTCGAGGCGTGCTTCGCTGGCCGCATCGCACGTGCTGAGGCATCGGAGACGAACGG agAGGGACTTAAGTGAAGAGAGTGCGGTATGGGGAGCGGGGGCGGCGGGTGGCATGGCGCGGTTTAGGCTTCCTCATAAGCTGCAAATAGTCAAGCCAATGGAGGGATCACTCACCCTGCACACGTGGGCGCAGCTAGCTAAACCAACCATGTcgg GTTTACTCGAAGAGCAAGAAGGCGTTGGTGTGCGAGGGTCCAGATCAGCACAGGCGTTGGGCATGCGTATTTACAGGCTATCCGACGTGGAGGAAGACGATGACATGCTGCGGTTACCGCACTCCAGCCATATTTATACTTTCACTAACAG CACGGTTTTACATCCAAACGATGGCAGCCTCGTAGGTAGCAGCGTGAGCAGCGTCTGTAGCAGTGGTATGAGCAGTCTTTCCAGCTCCGTACTGGGAAGCGCTTGGAGTTCGCGCCTCACATCGCGCCGGTCGTCCGCCGCGGTCTCGCCTGTGCACTCGCGCCGAGACTCGTTGTGCCAGCCCTCCTCCCGCCCGCACTTCACCCCCACAGCAACCCCCGCCAACAGCCCGCTACTGGGCTCGCCGGACTCCTCTCCCCCTCCGACCCCCCGCCCCGGCGACGCACCTCCCTCTCTCCACTCTCTCATTGCGAGCGGCACCTCAATCCTCCGACGCCGCTATCTAATATCTCCGGCCTCAGATGGGTCTCCTTCGCCACTAGCTTTACAAACACCTGGATCTCTTTACATGGGACTTGTCCATCGAAGTCCGATGGAGCAGTTGACTTGTTTGAAACGGACTCTTCGATCTCCCGCCGCTGCTCCAACGGAGCGCGGCGACACAGCGGACGCCCCACTAGGAGTTCCCGCTCATCCAGGAGAAGGTGCATTGGATGCTGCTGCTCTTGGTAGTCTTAATGCGAACGGGAGAAGAGGGAGAGTGCGGGCGCCGCGGCCTCGCACGGACTTGGGAACGGTGGGGTCGACTCCGACGAGCAGTACTCCGGCGCAGTCCTCACCTCTTGGCACGCTCAGCACCTTTCTATTCGGCCGGAAAGGTGGTCTGCTATAA
- the LOC120624754 gene encoding trafficking kinesin-binding protein milt isoform X2, which yields MSCEELLYCFLKTFEICVLCSNRVSQMTKTYNDIEAVTRLLEEKEKDLELTARIGKELLTANGRLEARVTALEGELRSARDLVTQLRHEISSKSDLLQVLTDDTEEGSPTEEQEAPTAIALKRRTGALERENRALREEAARLAAGADSAELAERQLLRDIAAQLSSANSEASVLSLELAEERQRWVDLQYQLDTTNARLAASERNLQQLTTEHEHTLRILEITKDNQNALASELADTKERYAEVAALLAEAQEQLRAVRKRGEVTRGLMPSVAAAAGLLPASLHREMHSSVYSELSLDSGIGDPLAHSSMQKVFETVQCASRWSGASLSGSDPDAVPAYKLPTKPNSSDSFFEDMSDTESEDLYPGNTGVGVPGAPGASELAAALRRLTPQEINSRRASLAASHVLRHRRRTERDLSEESAVWGAGAAGGMARFRLPHKLQIVKPMEGSLTLHTWAQLAKPTMSGLLEEQEGVGVRGSRSAQALGMRIYRLSDVEEDDDMLRLPHSSHIYTFTNSTVLHPNDGSLVGSSVSSVCSSGMSSLSSSVLGSAWSSRLTSRRSSAAVSPVHSRRDSLCQPSSRPHFTPTATPANSPLLGSPDSSPPPTPRPGDAPPSLHSLIASGTSILRRRYLISPASDGSPSPLALQTPGSLYMGLVHRSPMEQLTCLKRTLRSPAAAPTERGDTADAPLGVPAHPGEGALDAAALGSLNANGRRGRVRAPRPRTDLGTVGSTPTSSTPAQSSPLGTLSTFLFGRKGGLL from the exons ATGTCGTGCGAGGAACTGTTATATTGTTTTCTGAAAACATTTGAAATAtgtg TTCTATGCAGCAACAGGGTGAGCCAAATGACAAAAACCTACAATGACATCGAAGCGGTAACACGGCTCTTAGAAGAA AAAGAAAAAGACTTAGAGCTGACGGCGCGCATTGGCAAGGAACTTCTGACTGCGAACGGCAGACTCGAAGCTCGTGTAACCGCACTTGAGGGAGAACTGCGGAGCGCGCGGGACCTCGTCACTCAGTTGCGGCACGAGATATCCTCTAAGAGTGATTTACTGCAG GTTTTAACCGATGACACAGAAGAGGGCTCACCCACAGAGGAACAAGAGGCGCCGACGGCTATTGCTTTGAAGAGACGAACTGGCGCCCTGGAGCGGGAAAATCGGGCATTGAGGGAGGAGGCTGCGCGCCTCGCTGCCGGTGCTGACTCGGCAGAGCTTGCCGAGAGGCAGCTGCTGAGGGATATTGCGGCTCAGCTCT CGAGTGCAAATTCGGAAGCGAGTGTGCTCAGCTTGGAACTGGCAGAGGAGCGGCAACGTTGGGTCGATTTACAGTATCAGCTCGACACCACAAACGCACGACTCGCCGCTTCCGAAAGAAATCTACAACAG ttaACCACAGAACACGAGCACACGCTTCGAATCTTAGAGATAACAAAAGATAACCAGAATGCACTTGCCTCGGAGCTGGCTGACACTAAG GAGCGGTATGCAGAAGTGGCAGCGTTACTGGCCGAGGCGCAGGAACAACTGCGCGCGGTCCGGAAGCGCGGAGAGGTCACCCGCGGGCTCATGCCTTCCGTGGCGGCCGCGGCAGGACTGCTGCCCGCCAGCCTTCACCGAGAGATGCACTCTTCCGTCTACTCCGAGCTTAGTCTCGACTCCGGCATCGGAGACCCACTCGCGCA TTCAAGCATGCAGAAAGTGTTTGAGACAGTGCAATGCGCGTCTCGCTGGTCGGGAGCGTCACTGTCGGGCTCGGATCCTGACGCGGTGCCAGCGTACAAGCTGCCCACCAAGCCGAACTCTTCAGACTCCTTCTTCGAAGACATGTCTGACACTGAGTCGGAGGATTTGTATCC CGGAAACACGGGAGTTGGGGTTCCGGGGGCACCTGGGGCGTCAGAGCTAGCGGCGGCTTTGCGAAGGCTCACTCCTCAAGAAATAAACTCGAGGCGTGCTTCGCTGGCCGCATCGCACGTGCTGAGGCATCGGAGACGAACGG agAGGGACTTAAGTGAAGAGAGTGCGGTATGGGGAGCGGGGGCGGCGGGTGGCATGGCGCGGTTTAGGCTTCCTCATAAGCTGCAAATAGTCAAGCCAATGGAGGGATCACTCACCCTGCACACGTGGGCGCAGCTAGCTAAACCAACCATGTcgg GTTTACTCGAAGAGCAAGAAGGCGTTGGTGTGCGAGGGTCCAGATCAGCACAGGCGTTGGGCATGCGTATTTACAGGCTATCCGACGTGGAGGAAGACGATGACATGCTGCGGTTACCGCACTCCAGCCATATTTATACTTTCACTAACAG CACGGTTTTACATCCAAACGATGGCAGCCTCGTAGGTAGCAGCGTGAGCAGCGTCTGTAGCAGTGGTATGAGCAGTCTTTCCAGCTCCGTACTGGGAAGCGCTTGGAGTTCGCGCCTCACATCGCGCCGGTCGTCCGCCGCGGTCTCGCCTGTGCACTCGCGCCGAGACTCGTTGTGCCAGCCCTCCTCCCGCCCGCACTTCACCCCCACAGCAACCCCCGCCAACAGCCCGCTACTGGGCTCGCCGGACTCCTCTCCCCCTCCGACCCCCCGCCCCGGCGACGCACCTCCCTCTCTCCACTCTCTCATTGCGAGCGGCACCTCAATCCTCCGACGCCGCTATCTAATATCTCCGGCCTCAGATGGGTCTCCTTCGCCACTAGCTTTACAAACACCTGGATCTCTTTACATGGGACTTGTCCATCGAAGTCCGATGGAGCAGTTGACTTGTTTGAAACGGACTCTTCGATCTCCCGCCGCTGCTCCAACGGAGCGCGGCGACACAGCGGACGCCCCACTAGGAGTTCCCGCTCATCCAGGAGAAGGTGCATTGGATGCTGCTGCTCTTGGTAGTCTTAATGCGAACGGGAGAAGAGGGAGAGTGCGGGCGCCGCGGCCTCGCACGGACTTGGGAACGGTGGGGTCGACTCCGACGAGCAGTACTCCGGCGCAGTCCTCACCTCTTGGCACGCTCAGCACCTTTCTATTCGGCCGGAAAGGTGGTCTGCTATAA